From Salvelinus namaycush isolate Seneca chromosome 2, SaNama_1.0, whole genome shotgun sequence, one genomic window encodes:
- the LOC120061757 gene encoding delta-type opioid receptor, which translates to MADNGSVWSNDSGSGDEETGVGSVELVLVLVMDVLILVLGVTGHSLVMVILCGRRRRRAGPRGQHNQGNMTGTGTDTLLLALSAADLLLLSMLPFHTVAIAMQHWPFGDFLCRLVSFLGAACSSASAFTLAALAVTRYLTVVEPTQAYRLLTPRRVALTSAALWLPACALAAPQLAFRSVGARRIAPDSLACFNFLSHNGQLAYGACQFLLSFALPLGVIAVAYGGIYVFLWRSRRDSRAPQVERYQRKVTQTSALLVLAFTLCWLPSYGLTFALLGGGSHGATGSSPRFGPFSVFARITATSSTVANPILYVLMSQKFRQDLLELGRRGAMVGGQ; encoded by the coding sequence atgGCAGATAATGGATCTGTGTGGAGTAATGACAGTGGTTCTGGTGACGAGGAGACTGGGGTCGGCAGTGTGGAGCTGGTCCTGGTTCTAGTGATGGATGTCCTGATCCTGGTGCTGGGTGTGACGGGGCACTCCCTGGTGATGGTCATCCTGTGTGGTCGTCGTAGAAGAAGGGCAGGTCCGAGGGGTCAACACAACCAGGGGAACatgacagggacagggacagacaccCTCCTGCTGGCCCTGAGTGCGGCcgaccttctcctcctctccatgcTGCCCTTCCACACCGTCGCCATAGCGATGCAGCACTGGCCCTTCGGGGACTTCCTGTGTCGGCTGGTGAGCTTCCTGGGCGCCGCCTGCTCCTCGGCTAGTGCCTTCACGCTGGCCGCCCTGGCCGTGACGCGGTATCTGACCGTGGTGGAGCCAACCCAGGCCTACCGCCTTCTTACTCCTCGCCGCGTGGCGCTGACCTCCGCTGCTCTCTGGCTTCCCGCTTGTGCCCTGGCTGCCCCACAGCTGGCCTTCCGCTCTGTGGGTGCCCGGCGCATCGCCCCCGACAGCCTGGCCTGCTTCAACTTCCTGTCGCACAACGGCCAGCTGGCCTATGGAGCCTGCCAATTCTTGCTGTCCTTCGCCCTGCCACTGGGCGTCATCGCTGTGGCCTACGGCGGGATCTACGTGTTCCTGTGGCGGAGTCGGAGGGACAGCCGAGCGCCCCAGGTGGAGCGATACCAACGGAAGGTGACCCAGACTTCGGCCCTGCTGGTGCTGGCCTTTACCCTGTGCtggttgccctcctacggcctgaCCTTTGCCCTCCTGGGGGGAGGCAGCCATGGGGCCACGGGGTCATCACCCCGCTTCGGGCCCTTCAGCGTGTTCGCCCGCATCACGGCCACCTCCTCTACCGTGGCCAACCCCATCCTCTACGTCCTCATGTCCCAGAAGTTCAGACAGGACCTGCTGGAGCTGGGTCGCAGAGGTGCCATGGTTGGGGGTCAGTAA